A genomic region of Eucalyptus grandis isolate ANBG69807.140 chromosome 5, ASM1654582v1, whole genome shotgun sequence contains the following coding sequences:
- the LOC120293430 gene encoding actin-2-like produces the protein MADAEDVRPLVVDNRFGMVKVGFAGDDAPRVVFPGKVGRSRHPAHMVSMGHRVAYVGVEAQSKRGRLTLKYPIESGIDSNWDDMETIWHRTFYIELRGAPEEHPMLLI, from the exons ATGGCAGACGCCGAAGACGTTCGGCCTCTCGTTGTTGATAATCGATTTGGCATGGTCAAG GTTGGTTTTGCTGGAGATGATGCTCCAAGGGTTGTCTTCCCCGGTAAGGTTGGTCGATCGAGGCACCCCGCTCACATGGTTAGTATGGGCCACAGGGTTGCTTATGTTGGAGTTGAGGCCCAATCTAAAAGGGGCAGACTTACTTTGAAGTACCCTATAGAGAGTGGAATTGACAGCAATTGGGATGATATGGAAACGATATGGCATCGCACGTTCTACATTGAGCTACGCGGGGCTCCCGAAGAACATCCGATGCTCCTTATTTAA